The following DNA comes from Alnus glutinosa chromosome 6, dhAlnGlut1.1, whole genome shotgun sequence.
agtgtttttcttttcttttttcaaatgcaAACGTAAcacttcaaattaattattaattttatttatttatttaccaatattttttttttttattttgagtggAAATAGATTGAACTTCtttatgcaaataaaaatttttgCTCCGCGAGTACAATACTATGGATAAAGGGAGGGCACTTTTCCACCTAGATCTTATTTAGAGAATGAGACAAAACATTCTTTGCTAACACATGGACAGCCAAATTGGCTTCTCTTTACATGATGGACCTCCAAGGAGAGGAAGGAAGAAAAGGTAAACTGTATATCTTCTAACAGTAGACCATGAGCCTGGTTACATATCTCTTTCCACGTCAGTATCGACATTACCACCAAGGAATCTCCTTCCAAAATCACCTTAGTCCCCCCCATTTCTCTGTCAAAAAAAACCCCATACCACGAGGCTAAAGCCTCAGCCTACATAGGATCAACCACAAAAGGGATCTGGAGAGCCCTTGTTGCCACTATCTCACCTTCTCCATTTCGATAAAAATACCCACTCCCATTTTTAATCCCTCTTTATTAATTGAAGCATCCACATTAATCTTCCAAACGTTGAAAGGTGGCGGAACCCATCTGATAGGGAGAGTTGGGGTCTCCTCGGGAGGTCGATTGCGACTGTGAAAAACTTCTAGAAAATCAGCTATATCCTACTTTGCTCTCTCAATCACAAAAATTGGAGAGAAACTATGTTCAAAAACAGCCTTATTCCTCCTTAACCAAATCAGTCTGTGCTTCTCCCACCTCTTCTATACTCAACTTAGCAAACAATTGTCTTACAAGGTCCATCCCATCGTTAGCCACCAAAGCTAATTTCTGGATTCATCTACTCCCTTCTTGTCAAACAGTCATCGTTGAAGGACAACTCCACAAGCTATGTACCACCATTTCTGGTTCCTAAAAACATATGGGACAATCCGAGCAAGGAGTAATTTTCCTTGCAAACAAATTTTGTGTCACTGGCAACACATTGTTACACACAGACCAACAGAATTGCCTAACCACAGGGGGACTTGCAATCTCCAAATCAGATTCCACAGTGGGTCAACCGCCACTCCTCTAGAACTCTCCCTTAGCTTGGGTCCTTCTCGCATATACAGATAGGCATTCATGACTGTAAAAACTCCTGAAGAAGTACCATGCCACACTACCCGGTTAGGTTTCATCAAATGACTAATCAGCACACTCTCAATCCGAGCCACTTCTCCAGGGTCAAAGAAACTGGAAAGTACCTCAAAATTCCATCAACCCGTATTTTGGTCAATTAGAGCAGCCACCTTAGTATTAAGATCCAAATCTGGGTGAGGATCTAAAGTGTCAGTTGTGACTTGAGAGCATCACGTGATTCACGTCAGCCTTATTTAATgaatattaaatagaatttgagCATCTGGCATTTCTCTTTCAAGAAAAGTAAATAATTTTCTCAGTTTATCTGATTTATTAGAAGAAGAATTTTATATTTGCAAAGGCAAAAAATTTACCTCCTCAATTTTATGTTTATgaaatttttcaacaaaaatttgaaCATCAAAGAGTAAAGATCAAAAGATCAAAAGATCTAGCTTCGAAGccaaaaaaatatcaatctGCACCAAGGATACCATAGACTTTCCTTATCAATCTTAAGGAATGGAACAtaacatttaatatatatatatatatatatatatagaacggAATCACCAACCAATGATTTTTCAAGCCCGGCTTGCATTCTCGGCCAATGTTTGGCTTAGGAGAAAACACGCGCATACACCATGTCTAGTTGTCTACGCGATTCCATGAATATGATGAATATGAGTTAAATGGAGATCAGCAATTACATAATCAAACTACTGCCAAGACAACCTTAACAGATCTGGAGATCAGACCAAGTAGAACTTATTTCTGTGATACTCGTTTCATTTTTAACCTAATGCAGAGTTGTGCACGGTTCCTGTTTGAGCTATATGCATAATGTCCCCAATCCCCATTGAAAGACGCACTTGCTTCAGACTAGTAACTGAAAAGTGCCGGTGCTTTGTGAGCTTGAGTAACTGTTTGGTCAATCAGGTTGGGTTACAATGCGACATTCATAAACGAGTAcaacattaaataaaaaaaaatgaaaaaaaagagactATGTTTCAAATCCAGTGGCCAATTGAACCAAGCGGATTGGAGTTGCTAGCAATGCCTATGAATAATATAAGAACGTAAGTATGTTGAAATGAGGGTGATCAATGTCAAGCCAAAATGTCAATAAAGCGGAAAGAACTATTGCTCACTTGCATGTACTCTCTCCTTCAGGAACATGTTATATAATTCACAACAATCTTCCAGAAAAGCGTTGCTTTATCCTCAAGATGTCTCACTAGGAAACTTCTGTTATATTTCCCTGGCAAGAAATGAAAAGCCCCTACTAAACTTTCAAACAGTAAATCACTTCAAAAGAGCAGTTACAAACTCTGATAAAAACTGGCAGAGAGGAGATGTCAGATAGGGATGCAACCTCCAGTGACAAAACAGATATAGTGAGAATAGTTCAGTGCAAATTGCTATCATAAGCGCTGAGATCCATTGGATGGTTCCTCTTTTCTTAATTTGATTCTTCTCCATAATGCCATTTGCTGGCAAAGCAAACCCTGGATCAATCATCAACTAAATTTACCAAtttccatcttcttcttgatcGCCCTTTGACCATGATATATAAATGAATCTAATATTCCTGAAACAGTGAAAACTCCTGTACGCAACGGCCAAAACCCATCGTTATGCATCgaataaaatattagaaatgaAACAACTTTCGTTAATAAATTCAACAAGGTGAGTGAGGTGAATGTTTTGGAATTACCTCCAACAATAGCACACATGTTCGTTAGGAAGTGTAAAAATGAGATATGCTCCTCCGTGAAAGTCACCTACGGTATGCAAGTCATACAATAAAAATGAGCCCAAAAGTAAAAATCCATGCTTAAAAATCGCCCAGGAGAACTTCAAAACAATAGTTTCATTATCGCAAGTATATTTGAAAACTTGAAAGATCTTTCTTATGAATTGCCATGAGCAGAAAACCCCACCTTTATTGGAGAAAGATCATAAAAGAAGAATACTCCAGGAAGGGAGTGAAGGAGGCCTAGTTCTGCATTCCTAAAATGTTCAGTTACAGAGAACtgcaaaaatcaaatttaagcgTTTTATGTCATGTTCTATATACAACatgaaattcataaaataatgcCTTCTATGAGTTTTGCTGCACCTGATTTGACTGGATTGTATGCCCACTCAAATCTGTGTATACCGTAGGTACAACCTACAAAATAATAGCAAATCTGTCAAATTACGTAACTGACAGTTTCTCAATAATTTCATGGATTCACGTGTGCTCCTTTacagttaaaaaaagaaaaaagaaaaacagaaagtaCTGGCTTCagacctttaaaaaaaaaagccttgaAACCCTTCAAGTAACCATCTacttttctcttaaaattttCCAAGGGCCATCACACCACATAACTCCATAAATGCACAACAGAAGCAAATATCTTAAGTTACAatgaaaataactaaaatgaatttGTAAATACGGTGCAAGGATTCTGCCCTTGCCCCAAAGAAAGGGAGGCACAGATTCCTCAAGTGATCCAAAATAAATTCTATGGATATGGAAACAAGGACTAATTTTAGTAATACTTTCtaccaaaattattttatttttctttacaaatagCTGAAATTAAATAATCCTGATACATTAAGTGGACATATAAAAGAAGGTGACAAAGACTCAAGTAGTAATCATTTGCTGATCAGTTGAAACTCAATCATAACATGTGAAATAAGGTTAAGGCTCAAGTAGTGATCATTTTGCTGATCTGTTGAAACTCAGTCATGctttatttcttaaaaatctTAACAAGGGAACAATCATGATTCTATAAAAGcgaaagaaatgagaaacatCCATTCACAGTATTTTCAAGGTGGAGAGAGAATTTTGATGAAATCTATTCTTTTTATAATGAAACACTCCATAATTCCAACACAACACCACATACAAAAAAGTGAAGCGTTAAATTACAAAACAACCATAGAATACATCtccagttttatttttttgttatattgaTAACTTTTTCTTActaaacacccccccccccccccccccccccccccccactcccccccaaaaaataaggaaaaaaaaaagttacccGAGTACCCATGGATCTTGAAATTACAACCACACCTCCCACCCCATTCTTTTAGAGAGAGGAGGTGCCATTTGATCTAGAGTTCATGACCAAATGCTTCCAGttgtattttaaaaacaaactaAAGGAGTTAATAGGGGCAATTTGGTAAACCAGAGTTCTCCTATACTAACAAATATGGGTTAGTTCTCACCCCGTATATATCAGCCCGCTTCTAAAATCCACCAAGAGATTCTGATAGATGACTTTCCGTATTTAAAAATGTTCTCATTTTTTTGGACTAAACATAAACTCAGGTTTCAAATACTCAATTTCTGAGATGCAATACCGCCCACTTTGTGTCTAATGCTACCTGGAGTTTTCCCTAGCGAAATTGGGGTAAGATGTTAGGTGCTGAAGCTATGACATGCTATGTTGTGATAAGGTGGTAGGAGAGATGATAAAAAGGAATATGTTCTTTCTATGCAAATGTAAACCCCCAAGCCCATctcaagaaaaaagaatacCAATGAGTCGATTTTTTCCACCATAGACATGCAAAAAGACACATAAAGATGGCATCTTGGAGATACATTTTCTCACATAAAATACATTACAAATAAGcattcactttttcttttctattttataatttCTGCAACTGAGAGAGaataaaattttggcatgatctgtggtgcggggatagggtgttgaaggaagcttttcctgttctttttggtattgctcggatgaaggatgcttccgttgcggataatatggaggttttgggcggCTTTatccagtggaatgtgagctttgttagagaagcGCACGACTGGGAAGTGGGCGTCTTAGCATCCTTCTTTCATGTGTTGCATTTAGCCATGGTGAGTAGAAATCGTGCTCATACATttaggtgggtcccttccaagaaaGGGGTGTTCAAGGTTAAGTCGTATTTCAGCTCCATGGCCAGCTGTGAGGGTAGTCATTTCCCATAGAAGAGTGTGTGgaggactcaggctccttcgaggGCGGAGCTCTTCGCATGGTCGGCAGCCCTTGGAAAGATTCTTACAGCGaataatctcaggaagcgaaagatcatcattgtggatagatgctacttGTGCAAAAGAGACGGGAAAACTgtagaccaccttcttcttcattgtgatgtggcttctactttgtagaatcatgtcttttctcggtttggtatgtcttgggttatgcctaggagagttgtcgatttatttgcatgttggtggAAGGCGGATAGGTCAAGGAATGctgcagtttggaagatggtgcctatttgcattctttggtgtgtttggaaggagagaaatatTAGGTGTTTTAAAAActtggagaattccatggagAATATTGTTGCATCGTTTTTTCAtatgttgtatctttggacggaggcTTTTTTGTCACCCGTGTcttttatggtgcgtttggttcgTAACATTgttcaatattcgaaccgggtttttattcaaaaacccatacccggatccaagttgaataaaacccatgggtcacttgaataaagtttgaatagtttgaataaacccattatatattttttattattattctttaccatactaatcattatacacaatttttcatacaattcaatcatttccaatcattttatactattataaaacacttttttaaaatccatcatacattttttattattattttttaccataccaatcattatacacaacttttcatacaatccaatcatttccaattactttatactattataaaacacttttttccaatctttcaaattcaacacccaaacacatattcaaaagaatctaaaattatattcaacatccaaacacattttcattaccttgaaatccgtgatcagattcagaatattattcatattcgaaatattcgatacccaaacgcaacattagcttttctgattttcttgttcgtttttctttgccttcttaggcgtttccttgtgtatacttccagtgtacctTGAGGGGCGcattacgctttttataaaatttcatttacttaccaaaaaaaaaaaaactgagagaGAATAAGAGAGATGACCTTAACAGGTGATCTTGATGGGAAGTATATGGCTGTAAGGAGGAAGGGAAAGGGCACGTTTAGGCTTGAATGGGCTTGAATGGTACCAAAATAATATATTCACATGTCTAGAAAAGCAATATATGACTTATACATGAGTTTATAATAGTAgtgaaaattgtattttttagcTAACAACGTTAGTCCAATAGCTCTAATAAGGGATCAGACTAATTACACAAACTAGGAGCAAgcatattaaaaatttaaaattaaggcCTAGTTGACGTGAGTTGTAAAGGGAAGATTTTGTCACTTTGGCTTTAGTTTGAGGAAAGTCAGGTGATTTACtcccattaaattttttttttttgatatgtaagaaaaactttattaaagaaagcgtaaggcgctcgtaagtacacaggaacaaccaaagataacccgcaaaaacccacaacaccaaggctccagaaaacgaaaaaaccaaaaacaaactacaaaaggacCCAATTAAGAAAAAGACTACCCACTACCTGCCAAGGCACAACAACCCTACAACATGTGTGCCTtacctttcctacgcctagagggattTTTCGCGTCACcgtaattgatggagctatgcaaaTTCAGGAGCTccatttttcctttagacttctggCGTGCAATCAACTAgaactcctcttccatggcatcccaaATAGCCATGGTctcctccccaaaatccccatccatcgctcaatctaagggcaaaccaccccaataatcatcttcttcctcctcccacaccacaatctccccgttatgatcaaaacagaCTGGCCAAATTCGGGATTCGGAGAAACCATTTAAGCATCCACTCGAAGGGGAGAAAGGACCTACtcccattttaaaaaaatttatggctCATGACTTTCGGAATTGAATTTTGTGCTGACTCCTCCAAGAGGATTAAGGGACATATTGTCTTTCAAAACAGTGAATTATGAAACTAAAGGGAAAGAAGAAATTTCTGGAGTTAAAAAGAAGTAACAAAAGGCAAATAATCTAGAGACCTTATAATTATCAATATAAAATCCAGAGGCATCACAATGCCTTGGTTTCCCTCAGATGAGAAAATGAAGCAATCATCCAGGATACTCAAAATAAAATCCAGAGGCATCACAATGCCTTGGTTTCCCTCATATGAGAAAATGGAGCAATCATCCAGGATACTAACCTTGATAAAATACTGATACATCCCACTTGGAGTTTGTTGTATCCATTGCACACTGAAAGTAGCACAAAATAGAAGAAATATATTTCAATGTATACTATGTCACGAATAGATTAAGTACGATCATATAAATTTTCCAGACAACAGAAGGCTCACTGGACTTGGGTGCAAGGACAGAGAAAAGAGCCTACCCGTCCAGAGGATTCACAACACCAGGGAAGTAGTCTCCAAAAGCTACTCTATTGATCTTGTGACTTATCTGTCTCACATTTAAGAATTTATCAGACGCTTATCAGAAAGCAGGATGAAGGAAGTAAAATGAAACTTGATGAATTTACTTTCTCGGACTGCATGTAGTATTATCGAAAATAGATAAATCAAAAGCATCAAAATCATAACTTACATTGAAACTATCCTTCTGAAATGCTAGCAGATCATGTACATGAACACCTGATTGCTGAAAGCTTTTTCCAGGTGCAAAATGAAAATTTCCTGCCACCTTATTAACTTCCAAGAACCCATAAATATTACATCCTTCACCTTCTTCATCTTTAATCCTTTGTAAAAACCCCTCTCTTTTGCACTGAATGTCACAAGAGTAGAACACCATTAACATCataagatcaaaacaataattaaatgcTGCCATCagaaaaatttaacaaaacaagTACATGGATAATATCATCATAATATTAAGCAGAGATGTCAATGCACCAAGCCAAGGCAAAACTATAGCTTGTTCATTGTCTACACATTTGCATAAGTCATTGCACGAATGCCTGTATTCTGTGTTAGATATAAATATGTTGCACAGTCAAAGGCAGATTTTAGATCCCATActcattgctaatgaatgccttgataacATAATCAGATCTGGAGAGCCGTGTGTGATTTGcaaattgggattttctgttgtaaATGCTGAGgagcggttttttttttttttttttgggggggggggggggggggggaatggtGTATCTATATAGCTCATTGTATCTCTTCAGTACGTTTTTTACAATTATTGAATAGCCCTCCCACcaggtttttttagtagttctcATAGTATGAGACAGAGAACCCTTTGTCTCCATTGTCGTTTGGCATTGTTATGGAGACTAGGTAAGATGATCTCTGCGGCAGTGAATGGGGGAATTTTTATCTAGCTTTTCTGTGGGGACTAGGAATGATGTGATAAATTTCATTGAACCTTACTCTTCCATAAAAGGCGccttaagggaagaggtttgctcaaggcttataaagccgaCAACCCAagcataccttggcaatgtgggactcttaacacactccctcacgtgtggcactattgtccaaagACGTGTACAATGGGAAGGAAGGCCCAACATTGTCTAAGGccctgaagctctgataccatgataaattCCATTGAaacttactcttccacaaaaagcaccttaagggaagaggtttgcttaaggcttataaagcccacaacccaagtataccttggcaatgtgagactcttaacacgccccccTCAAgtgtggcactattgtccaaacacgtgtacaacggGAGGGAAGACCCAACATTGTCCAAGTCCCTAAAGCTCTAATACCAGGATAAATTCTATTGAACCTCACTCTTCTACAAAATGCACCTaaagggaagaggtttgctcaagacttataaagcccacaacccaagcATACCTTggtaatgtgggactcttaacatgATGGTGGGATTGAATCTCTCATATTTGTTTGCATATGAAACTTTAATTTTCAACTGGGCTAACCCAGATCACGTCCTTCATTTGTGACGCTTGTtctaatgttttgaagttgtttcGAGTTTGAAGACTAATTTGGTTAATGGATTTCCGTCCGGTTTCTTCAATAGTTCTCGTGGGCTAAGATAGGGCGATCCTATATCTCCCATTCTGTTTGTAATGGgcatggaggctttgagcaaaatgttttttgttactGTTGACAGGGGTCATCTCTCAGGCTTTTATGTGGGATCTAGGCTTCCCGTGGTTAATATCTCACACTTGTTGTTCGCAGATAATACTTTGGTTTTTTGTGAGGCCAACCTTGATCATCTTCGCTATCTGCGTGTCCACTTGTTATGCTTTGAAGTTGTATCTGGCTTAAAGGTTAACCTGTCCAAATCAGTCTTGGTCCCTGTGGGCAACGTGGATAATGTGGCTAAGTTGGCTGACATCTTGGGCTACGAGACTTCCTCTTTGCCCCTGAAGTATCTTAGTATGCCGCTAGGGGCGTGTTACAAGACCTACGTCTATTTGGGATAGCATTGTGAAAAATATGGAGCGTCCGTTGGCCAATTGGAAAAAGGTTGTATTTGTCTAAAGGTGGCagggttacccttatcaagagcactATTTCCAATCTACCAATGTACTTCTTATCTCTCTTCCCCATTCCTGCTAGTGTGGCCAATCGAattgagaagctccaacgaGACTTTTTATGGGAAGGGATAggcaaataatttaaatatcaccTAGTTAACTGGGCCAAGATTTGTTATTTgatctctgagggagggttgggatCAGAAATTTGAGGGTGTTCAATGGCGCTTTGCTAGGTAAATGGTAGAAGCGTTatgagattgagagagatgcaTGGTGGAGAGTAGTGGTGGACTCCAAATATGGCAGCTTATGGGGCGGATGGTGTTCTCTTGAGTCGGCAggagcctttggggtgggggCGTGGAAGAACATCAAAAAAGGTTGGGATTCTTTCTCAAACTTCACAAGATTTGTTGTGGGAGATGGAACTAAGATTAGCTTTTGgtatgatttgtggtgtggggacaCGGCTCTTAaggtagcttttttttttctttttttttttcagctttaTTGGGTATTTGCTCATTTGAAGAACGCATTTGTTGCggataatttggagtttttggacGATTCCAACCAATGAAACGTGACCTTTACTAGGAAGGCTCATGATTGGAAAGTGgatgtttttgcttcttttctccAAGCATTGCATTCAGTTAAAGTGAGAAGAGGTAGCAAATACAAGATGTGGTAGGTCTCCTCCAAAAAatgtttgttcaaggtcaagtcctttTACTCCTTGGCTTGCTCTAAAGGTAGTTgctttccctggaaaagtgttTGACGCACTCATGCTCCTTCAAGGGCGGCCTTTTTTGCGTGGTCAACAGCTCTTGGCAAGATCCTTACCCTagacaatctcaggaagcggcatgttatcgtgataaacaaatgctatatgtgtaagaagactggGGAGTCCGtggattatcttcttcttcactgaaATGTGGCTTCTGCTTTTAGAGTGCTCTCTTCATTCGTTTCgagatgtcttgggttatgcgcAGACGGGTTAtcaacttgcttgcttgttggtggtcctctGGAAGGCCAAGGAGTGCTACAGTGTGAAAAATGGCGCTTATTTGCTTCTTTTAGTATTTATGAAGGGAAATGAACAATAGGAACTTTGAGAATTGGAAAGCACCTTGGAGGACATTTTATCCCCGTTTTACCTTACACTGAACctttggactacggcttatgtgCACCCTTTGTCTTTTAGTTTTGATGACTTTCTTGCTCGCTTTTCTCGTTttaattaggtgtttcctttgtatactctTATTGTACTAATGGGCggcttacgcttttaatgagattggtttcttacttattttaaaaaaaaaaaaaaagtcaaattggtTCCTATTGGCAATGtcaataattttcttcttcttttcttttatttttttatataagtactCGCAATTTCAATAATGTAGAAAGTTTCGCTCGTATTTTGGGATGCAAGGTCTCCTCACTCTGCCTATGAAGTACTTGGGTCTTCTATTGGGTGCTTCTTTTAAAGGAAAATCTATTTGGGATGGCATTATTAAGAAGATCGAGCATCATTTGAAGGGTTGGAAGAGGTTGTACTTGTCTAAAAGGGGTAGAATTACCTTGATCAAGAGCACCTTGTCTAATTTTCCTACTTCCTTCATGTCTTTGTTTCCCCTCTCTACTAGAGTTGCCAATCGAATTGAGAAGTCACATtgggatttcttgtggggaggTATGGGTGAAGGGGTCAAATTTCACCTAATAAGCTGGTACAAGGTGGGTTCTCCTATCTATGAGGGAGTTTGGGGTTCAAAATTTGCTTATGTTCAATCGAGCTCTTCTGGGGAAGTGGTTATGGCACtatgcttatgagagagaggctATGTGAAGATTGGTAGTGGACTTTAATATAGAAGTTAGTGGGGTGGTGGTGTTCTAATGGAGTCAATGGGTCGTACAGGGTGGGTCTCTAGAAATTCATTAGGAGAGGTTGGGAGGAATTTTCCAAATTTAATAGATTTGAGACGGATGACGACTCCaagattagtttttggcatgacgTGTGGTTTGAGGAGTAGCCCTTAAGGTAGCTTTTCCAAAGTTATTTAGCATTGCCTGCTTTAAGGATGCATCTGTGGCATATTATCTTCAATTCTCTAGTGGCTCTCTTCAATGGAACGTTAATTTTGTAAGAGCGACGCATGATTGGGAGTTGGAattctttactttgttttttgaCCAGTTGTATTCCATCAAATTGAGAAGGGTGATGTAGACAAGCTTTATTGGGCTCCCTCCAAGAGAGGGTTGTTTGATGTAGGATCATTCTATAATGTCTTAAACTCCCATGACAGTACTCCCCTTGGAGGTGTACTTGGCAGAGTAAGGTCCCTTTGAGAGTAGCTTT
Coding sequences within:
- the LOC133870766 gene encoding uncharacterized protein LOC133870766 yields the protein MDGIMNKLRNLDAYPKINEDFYSRTLSGGVITLASSIVMLLLFISELRLYLHAVTETKLAVDTSRGETLRINFDVTFPALPCSILSLDAMDISGEQHLDVKHDIIKKRLDSHGNAIESRQEGIGAPKIEKPLQRHGGRLDHNETYCGSCFGAEMSDEDCCNSCEDVREAYRKKGWALSNPDLIDQCKREGFLQRIKDEEGEGCNIYGFLEVNKVAGNFHFAPGKSFQQSGVHVHDLLAFQKDSFNISHKINRVAFGDYFPGVVNPLDGVQWIQQTPSGMYQYFIKVVPTVYTDLSGHTIQSNQFSVTEHFRNAELGLLHSLPGVFFFYDLSPIKVTFTEEHISFLHFLTNMCAIVGGVFTVSGILDSFIYHGQRAIKKKMEIGKFS